In Candidatus Cloacimonadota bacterium, the sequence AAAGTCCCGCACAACCGGCTCGCCCACTTTTCCGCGATACTTCTTGCACTGCACCAACCAGGTTTCTCCCTTGTTGGTGTGCACCACCAGGTCGATGCCGTGGTCGCCAGTCGCTCCCACAATCTCGACCGAATGTCCTTGCTCGCGGTAGGTCTTGGCTACCAGTTTTTCAAATTCTGAAGGCGAGAGGAGTTGCATGTCTTCGATCGATTTGATCGTCCGGCGTTTACGGGCTTCCTCAAACACTATGGCAAGCGCCAATGGCAGCAAAAAGAGCCCCACAATCAGGAAATACCTGGTGTTCTCTGGTTCCTCAATTAACTGGAGGGTATCCATATGGAAATAATTGAACACCACCCTTAATATCGCAAAGAAAACCCAGGCGATCACCAGTGATTTAATGGAAAGCCTGATCATGGTGCCAAAACCGTCTCGGCGCTTGAAAATCCCAAAAAGCAGCACCACGAACATCACCGGCCACATGCCAACCAGAAACCTCCCGGCGGTGGTTAAAAGTTCAAGTATTGTTTCCATCATCAAACCTCCACAAAGCCCAAAACGTATTTCTTTTCTTGTTGCACGAATAATGCCAGAATCCGTCTTTCACAGACGGATTCTGGCATTCCCTCTTCTGGCGTGAAATCTCTATTCCACAGAAACCTGATCGCCCGGCTTCAGTAAAATCACCTGTGTTGGCGTGTTCACCCGAACTCTTTCTGCCCAGGCGGCCGCGTCCTGGCGGATGACCTCAAAGGTGTCGTAGTGAATCGGCACCACCATTTTTGCGCGCAACAGCCGCACGGCCAGCAGCGCGTCATCCGGTCCCATGGTGTAATTATCGCCAATCGGCAGCACCGCCAGATCGACACCTTCATCCCCAATCAGTTTCATGTCGCCAAAAAGGCCGGTATCACCGGCGAGGTAGATTTTTTTACCCTCCAGCGTGGTTAA encodes:
- a CDS encoding restriction endonuclease → MMETILELLTTAGRFLVGMWPVMFVVLLFGIFKRRDGFGTMIRLSIKSLVIAWVFFAILRVVFNYFHMDTLQLIEEPENTRYFLIVGLFLLPLALAIVFEEARKRRTIKSIEDMQLLSPSEFEKLVAKTYREQGHSVEIVGATGDHGIDLVVHTNKGETWLVQCKKYRGKVGEPVVRDF